From the Thermoanaerobaculia bacterium genome, one window contains:
- a CDS encoding molybdenum cofactor biosynthesis protein MoaE codes for MPAIPELPASPGVPAAPPEGRFLTRAPLDLAPLLAAVADPACGAQAVFLGTVRNHNDGRQVVAIDYSAYPTMAERVLQRIVHELERATPDLRVVLRHRLGELAVGEAAIAIVAASPRRDGALGAIRAALERVKSEAPIWKREIYADGTTGWREIEPLAPRPPEPGAG; via the coding sequence ATGCCGGCGATTCCCGAGCTCCCCGCGTCACCCGGTGTGCCTGCGGCACCGCCTGAAGGACGCTTCCTCACCCGCGCGCCGCTCGACCTCGCGCCGCTCCTCGCCGCGGTCGCCGATCCGGCCTGTGGCGCGCAGGCGGTCTTTCTCGGCACGGTGCGCAACCACAACGACGGCCGGCAAGTGGTCGCAATCGACTACAGCGCCTACCCCACCATGGCCGAGCGCGTGCTGCAGCGGATCGTGCACGAGCTCGAGAGGGCGACGCCGGACCTCCGCGTCGTCCTCCGCCACCGGCTTGGCGAGCTCGCGGTCGGCGAGGCAGCGATCGCCATCGTCGCGGCGTCGCCGCGACGCGACGGCGCGCTCGGCGCGATCCGTGCGGCGCTCGAGCGGGTGAAATCCGAAGCCCCGATCTGGAAGCGCGAGATCTACGCCGATGGCACTACGGGCTGGCGGGAGATCGAGCCGCTCGCGCCGCGCCCGCCGGAGCCCGGCGCGGGCTGA
- a CDS encoding MoaD/ThiS family protein, with protein sequence MISMRLRILAFASASDALGAAESFLDLPPGARLGDLRRALLARHAGLAALLPRLAIAVDGEIVAGDRELTPGAEIALLPPVSGG encoded by the coding sequence ATGATTTCGATGCGCCTCCGGATCCTCGCCTTCGCCTCGGCCAGCGACGCTCTGGGCGCCGCCGAGAGCTTTCTCGATCTCCCTCCGGGCGCCCGCTTGGGCGATCTGCGCCGCGCGCTTCTGGCGCGCCACGCGGGGCTCGCAGCGCTCCTGCCGCGGCTCGCCATCGCCGTCGACGGGGAGATCGTCGCGGGCGACCGCGAGCTCACCCCCGGCGCCGAGATCGCCCTGCTGCCGCCGGTCTCCGGTGGCTGA
- a CDS encoding acyl-CoA carboxylase subunit beta, protein MTVLESELKQDDLFASRRAHWLTELERLAADEAALRNGGGPKAQARQREQNKYTARERVAALCDPQSPFLEIGLWAAYGMYAEWGGAPGGGVVAGVGRIHGRDVLVVADDATVKAGAKFPLGIKKVLRAQEIALENRLPVIYLVDSAGVFLPMQDEIFPDREHYGRIFYNNARLSAAGVFQMAAIVGSCVAGGAYLPIMSDETHIVEGTGSIFLAGSHLVAAAIGERIENEALGGAVVQADISGVVDHRHPDEAACFAKLRSQFEQLARGERAPFARRALRAPLHDPEELLGILPVERTRPYDAHELLARLLDGSEFDEFKETYGRTLVCGTGWIGGHAVGIVANQRSVVDRRTGLEPRDKELQIGGVIYSDSADKGARFVELCNQKKIPLLFLQDVTGFMVGSRSERGGIIKDGAKMVNAVANSVVPKITIFVGNSYGAGNYAMCGKAYGARFLFAWPSASIAVMGGEQASKTLLSIQLKNRGEEVSEEEKKERLADIQKRYADAMNPRYAAARLWVDGIIDPRQTREVVAHALEACANNPEVPEFKTGVLQT, encoded by the coding sequence TTGACGGTTCTGGAATCGGAGCTCAAGCAGGACGATCTGTTCGCGAGCCGGCGTGCTCACTGGCTCACCGAGCTCGAGAGACTCGCCGCTGACGAGGCGGCGCTGCGCAACGGCGGCGGTCCGAAGGCGCAGGCCCGCCAGCGCGAGCAGAACAAGTACACGGCCCGGGAGCGGGTCGCAGCACTCTGTGATCCGCAGAGCCCCTTCCTCGAGATCGGCCTCTGGGCGGCCTACGGCATGTATGCGGAGTGGGGTGGGGCGCCCGGCGGCGGCGTCGTTGCCGGGGTCGGCCGGATTCACGGTCGCGATGTCCTGGTCGTCGCCGATGACGCCACGGTGAAGGCCGGCGCGAAGTTCCCGCTCGGCATCAAGAAGGTGTTGCGCGCGCAGGAGATCGCGCTCGAGAACCGCCTCCCCGTGATCTACCTCGTCGACTCCGCCGGAGTCTTCCTGCCGATGCAGGACGAGATCTTCCCTGACCGCGAGCACTACGGGCGGATCTTCTACAACAACGCCCGGCTCTCGGCGGCCGGCGTCTTCCAGATGGCGGCGATCGTCGGCTCCTGTGTCGCCGGGGGCGCCTATCTGCCGATCATGAGCGACGAGACCCATATCGTCGAGGGCACCGGCTCGATCTTCCTCGCCGGCTCGCATCTGGTGGCCGCGGCGATCGGCGAACGCATCGAGAACGAGGCCCTGGGCGGCGCTGTCGTGCAGGCCGACATCTCGGGGGTCGTCGACCATCGTCACCCCGACGAGGCCGCCTGCTTCGCGAAGCTCCGTTCGCAGTTCGAACAGTTGGCCAGGGGCGAGCGGGCGCCGTTCGCGCGGCGGGCGCTGCGGGCGCCGCTCCACGACCCGGAGGAGCTCCTCGGCATCCTGCCGGTCGAGCGCACGCGGCCGTACGACGCCCACGAGCTCCTCGCCCGGCTCCTCGACGGCTCGGAGTTCGACGAGTTCAAGGAGACCTACGGCCGGACGCTGGTCTGCGGCACCGGCTGGATCGGCGGGCACGCGGTCGGCATCGTCGCCAACCAGCGTTCGGTGGTGGACCGGCGGACCGGCCTCGAGCCGCGCGACAAGGAGCTCCAGATCGGCGGCGTGATCTACAGCGACTCGGCCGACAAGGGGGCGCGTTTCGTCGAGTTGTGCAACCAGAAGAAGATCCCGCTGCTGTTCCTGCAGGACGTCACCGGGTTCATGGTCGGCTCGCGCTCGGAGCGCGGCGGCATCATCAAGGACGGCGCCAAGATGGTGAACGCGGTGGCGAACTCCGTGGTGCCGAAGATCACGATCTTCGTCGGCAACAGCTACGGCGCCGGCAACTACGCGATGTGCGGCAAGGCCTACGGCGCGCGTTTCCTCTTTGCCTGGCCGTCGGCGTCGATCGCTGTGATGGGCGGCGAACAGGCGTCGAAGACCCTGCTTTCGATCCAGCTCAAAAATCGCGGCGAAGAGGTCTCGGAAGAGGAGAAAAAAGAGCGTCTCGCCGACATCCAGAAGCGCTACGCCGACGCCATGAACCCGCGCTACGCCGCGGCCCGCCTCTGGGTGGACGGCATCATCGATCCCCGCCAGACCCGCGAGGTCGTCGCCCACGCCCTCGAAGCCTGCGCCAACAACCCGGAGGTTCCCGAGTTCAAGACCGGCGTCCTGCAGACCTGA
- a CDS encoding sigma-70 family RNA polymerase sigma factor produces MSAFDPSDEAPAAGAVTRLLAAARGGDSAAPGKLFEIVYDDLRALAGRHVRGARNSGPSATSLVHEAFLRIAKRGDLPYHDRTHFFAVASRAMRQIVIDDARGRKASKRGGGQADVDFEAIQVAAPAASAPVEDLLALDDALSRLESEAPRLAQTVEWHFFGGLTFAEIADATDVSRRTVQRDWRAARALLHLELASTEA; encoded by the coding sequence ATGTCCGCTTTCGACCCGTCCGACGAGGCGCCCGCCGCCGGCGCCGTCACGCGCCTGCTGGCCGCGGCACGCGGCGGCGACAGCGCCGCCCCGGGGAAACTCTTCGAGATCGTCTACGACGATCTGCGCGCGCTGGCCGGGCGCCACGTGCGAGGAGCGCGCAACTCCGGGCCGTCGGCGACCTCGCTGGTGCACGAGGCGTTCCTGCGCATCGCCAAGCGCGGCGACCTGCCGTACCACGACCGCACCCACTTCTTCGCGGTCGCCTCGCGCGCCATGCGCCAGATCGTGATCGACGACGCCCGCGGTCGGAAGGCCTCGAAGCGCGGCGGCGGCCAGGCCGATGTCGACTTCGAGGCCATTCAGGTAGCGGCGCCGGCGGCATCAGCGCCCGTCGAGGACCTGCTCGCTCTGGACGACGCGCTTTCGCGCCTCGAGAGCGAGGCGCCCCGACTCGCCCAGACCGTCGAATGGCACTTCTTCGGCGGCCTCACCTTCGCCGAGATCGCCGACGCGACCGATGTCTCCCGCCGCACCGTGCAGCGCGACTGGCGCGCCGCCCGCGCCCTCCTCCACCTCGAGCTCGCCTCGACCGAAGCGTAG
- a CDS encoding serine/threonine protein kinase yields the protein MRAPETPVERRARLFTELCELGEPERRAALARLASEDPALAADVERMLALDRESQGPIEGLRGEVAEAAGRQLLASEIAEPPPPERLGAWRLGEKLGAGGMGEVWAAERVEGGFTQRAAVKLVRSGMASREVVARFAVERQLLARLEHPAIARLLDGGIAPDGRPWFAMERVDGRSVTRFAEDRGLDVDARLRLFLAICEAVDFAHRSLVVHRDLKPSNILVTGEGKPKLLDFGLAKLLEPALEDGADGGATRTELRALTPAYAAPEQILGEPVTTTTDVYSLGVILFELLTGVLPHRRRSSSSASTLAADVAHETIERPSLRLRRLASGRPGETRLRQRLEGDLDTVVLKALSREPERRYVSVAALSADLLAHLAGRPIAARPDTAGYRLSKFVRRHRLAVAAAGLVVASLVGGLTVSLVQTKRANAAAAKAELEARRAGRVKDFLISVFEQADPNQSRGAEMPARQILTEGVERLTTDLRDEPEVRAELYDAVAHIQGGLGLLDEGLASAELAAAERARLFGPRSREHALSLVTMGRALLALGRVEEAGKRFEEAVAHFESAGEARSIDCAAALSGRAEVHMLTENLPGAIADERLAFEITAATLGETDPETLEHLSNIAVLQTESGTFAEAVRTFREILAVLEPAEGADSPKVLNVVLNLATALDSAGETTEALPYFERVVDGRRRIYGTRHPALGEALVITSLRLSRAGRSDQALAALAEARAIYQPLDHPELGSVDNYTGLALTDLGRFVEAERAFEHAAARFAKNLGADSILAVNALANEAFTVSEQGRIVEAQAMFERAIAATRTLGEFDNPRLLRSRLSWGANLRKLGRFTAARTVLEEAWELARAKLDAGHLRIAEAEVELARLELAEGGSGAAGRARERLAAAEAIAAKKAPSPVFARNLAAARAELAARAGTG from the coding sequence ATGAGAGCGCCCGAGACTCCGGTCGAACGCCGCGCCCGCCTCTTCACCGAGCTCTGCGAGCTGGGCGAGCCGGAGCGGCGCGCGGCGCTCGCGCGTCTCGCCTCCGAGGACCCCGCGCTCGCCGCCGACGTCGAGCGCATGCTGGCGCTGGATCGCGAGTCGCAGGGACCGATCGAAGGGTTGCGCGGCGAGGTGGCGGAGGCGGCCGGCAGGCAGCTCCTCGCCAGCGAGATCGCCGAGCCCCCGCCGCCCGAACGGCTCGGCGCCTGGCGGCTGGGCGAGAAGCTGGGCGCGGGAGGGATGGGCGAGGTCTGGGCCGCCGAGCGTGTCGAGGGCGGTTTCACCCAGCGCGCGGCGGTGAAGCTGGTGCGCTCCGGCATGGCGAGCCGCGAGGTCGTCGCGCGCTTCGCCGTCGAGCGCCAGCTCCTCGCCCGCCTCGAGCACCCCGCCATCGCTCGCCTCCTCGACGGCGGCATCGCGCCCGACGGTCGCCCCTGGTTCGCGATGGAGCGCGTCGACGGGCGGTCGGTGACGCGCTTCGCCGAGGATCGTGGCCTCGACGTCGACGCCCGACTGCGCCTGTTCCTCGCGATCTGCGAGGCCGTCGACTTCGCGCACCGCTCGCTGGTCGTCCATCGCGATCTCAAGCCGTCGAACATCCTGGTGACCGGGGAAGGGAAACCGAAACTGCTCGATTTCGGTCTCGCCAAGCTACTCGAGCCAGCGCTCGAAGACGGCGCGGATGGCGGCGCCACGCGCACCGAGCTGCGCGCGCTGACCCCTGCCTACGCCGCGCCCGAGCAGATTCTCGGCGAACCGGTCACCACGACGACCGACGTGTATTCTCTGGGAGTCATCCTCTTCGAGCTGCTGACCGGCGTTCTGCCCCACCGCCGGCGGTCGAGCAGCTCGGCCAGCACGCTCGCAGCCGATGTGGCGCACGAAACGATCGAGCGCCCGTCGCTGCGCCTGCGCCGGCTCGCCTCGGGGAGGCCGGGCGAGACTCGCCTGCGCCAACGGCTCGAGGGCGATCTCGACACCGTCGTTCTCAAGGCGCTTTCGCGCGAGCCTGAGCGGCGCTACGTCTCGGTGGCGGCCCTGTCGGCGGATCTCCTCGCGCATCTCGCCGGTCGGCCGATCGCCGCCCGCCCGGATACGGCCGGCTACCGCCTTTCGAAGTTCGTCCGCCGGCATCGACTTGCCGTCGCGGCAGCAGGACTCGTGGTGGCGTCCCTCGTCGGCGGCCTGACGGTTTCGCTCGTCCAGACGAAGCGGGCGAACGCCGCGGCGGCGAAGGCCGAGCTCGAAGCCCGGCGCGCCGGGCGCGTCAAGGACTTCCTCATCTCGGTCTTCGAACAGGCGGATCCGAACCAGTCGAGGGGAGCCGAGATGCCCGCCCGCCAGATCCTCACCGAAGGAGTGGAGCGGCTGACGACTGACCTGCGCGACGAGCCCGAGGTTCGCGCCGAGCTCTACGATGCGGTGGCGCACATCCAGGGAGGCCTGGGACTGCTCGACGAGGGGCTGGCGAGTGCGGAGCTCGCCGCAGCGGAGCGTGCGCGGCTCTTCGGCCCGCGCTCGCGCGAGCATGCGCTGAGCCTGGTGACGATGGGAAGAGCGCTGCTCGCCCTGGGGCGCGTCGAGGAGGCAGGCAAGCGCTTCGAGGAGGCGGTAGCGCATTTCGAGAGCGCGGGCGAAGCGCGCTCCATCGATTGCGCCGCCGCCCTTTCGGGCCGCGCCGAGGTGCACATGTTGACGGAGAACCTCCCGGGTGCAATCGCCGACGAGCGCCTCGCTTTCGAGATCACAGCTGCGACGCTGGGCGAGACCGATCCCGAGACCCTCGAGCATCTCTCCAACATCGCCGTGCTGCAGACCGAGTCCGGAACCTTTGCCGAAGCGGTGAGGACCTTTCGGGAGATCCTCGCCGTACTCGAGCCCGCCGAAGGCGCCGATTCTCCGAAAGTCCTGAACGTCGTGCTCAATCTCGCCACGGCGCTCGACTCGGCGGGCGAGACCACGGAGGCGCTGCCCTACTTCGAGCGCGTGGTCGATGGGCGTCGGCGGATCTACGGCACGCGGCATCCGGCGCTCGGCGAGGCCCTGGTCATCACGAGCTTGCGCCTTTCGCGCGCCGGACGCAGCGACCAGGCGCTCGCCGCGCTCGCCGAGGCGCGGGCCATCTACCAGCCGCTCGACCATCCGGAGCTCGGATCGGTCGACAACTACACCGGTCTCGCGCTCACCGACCTGGGCCGTTTCGTCGAGGCCGAGCGCGCCTTCGAGCACGCTGCGGCGCGCTTCGCGAAGAACCTGGGCGCCGACAGCATCCTGGCTGTGAATGCGCTGGCGAACGAGGCCTTCACGGTGAGCGAGCAGGGGCGCATCGTGGAGGCGCAGGCAATGTTCGAGCGCGCCATTGCCGCTACGCGCACGCTGGGAGAGTTCGACAACCCGCGCCTCCTGCGAAGCCGCCTCTCCTGGGGCGCGAACCTGCGCAAGCTCGGCCGCTTCACCGCTGCGCGCACGGTGCTCGAAGAGGCCTGGGAGCTCGCCCGCGCCAAGCTCGACGCCGGTCACCTGCGCATCGCCGAAGCGGAGGTCGAGCTCGCGCGCCTCGAGCTCGCCGAAGGTGGCTCCGGCGCCGCCGGCCGCGCTCGTGAGCGGCTCGCCGCCGCCGAAGCGATCGCTGCGAAGAAGGCCCCCAGCCCCGTCTTCGCCCGCAATCTCGCCGCTGCGCGGGCCGAGCTCGCGGCCCGAGCGGGGACCGGATGA
- the tsaA gene encoding tRNA (N6-threonylcarbamoyladenosine(37)-N6)-methyltransferase TrmO translates to MTVEAPAAPILLHPIGVVHSPYRTKDDVPKGLGAKHAAPGAIEIFPEFAAGLADIEGFSHLYVLWIFDRAGDYELLGTNPTDGREHGVFATRSPRRPNPLALSVLELLGRDGATLSVRGVDMLDGSPVVDLKPYLSSIPPEKLRRGWLDAAEAAAKTPD, encoded by the coding sequence ATGACGGTCGAGGCGCCTGCAGCTCCGATTCTTCTGCATCCGATTGGCGTCGTGCATTCGCCCTACCGGACGAAGGACGATGTGCCCAAGGGGCTTGGCGCGAAGCACGCGGCTCCCGGCGCGATCGAGATCTTCCCCGAGTTCGCCGCCGGGCTCGCCGACATCGAGGGTTTCTCCCACCTCTACGTGCTGTGGATCTTCGACCGCGCCGGCGACTACGAGCTCCTGGGCACCAACCCGACCGACGGCCGCGAGCACGGCGTCTTCGCCACACGCTCGCCGCGGCGGCCGAATCCGCTGGCGCTGTCCGTGCTGGAGCTCCTGGGCCGCGACGGAGCGACGCTATCGGTGCGCGGCGTCGACATGCTCGACGGTTCGCCGGTCGTCGATCTCAAGCCCTACCTCTCGAGCATCCCGCCGGAGAAGCTCCGCCGCGGCTGGCTCGACGCCGCTGAGGCGGCCGCGAAGACTCCAGACTAG
- a CDS encoding TlpA family protein disulfide reductase: MRNGLRELRAAPALVVLILLAGCGGKPIRNLGCEGPPAVEEGLRAAEGLRDRCFLDEACWERGLAEARALRDRFPEELAAHRAYVLSRFRGPRGEYGVSGQAVAEEYRHRLERQPDDAGLLYLNALLTENRIERRDLLRQSIARADAFPWSRYALALEYGWNPDVEDRAVARAEGARFVAACSDRLGEIQRLAGALDDAALFDRYRDRFVEGFEPVRERFSELATLWHQMFQFAKPDRHPEIRAEVAAAVARTAALERGTDRAWLRALEVGYRMTGDSAGSSRVEELVLAAFPCETQAMSIHERRFRMSRPKPKRDEAAFDDWRRAQIASIDALLASCPASGLLRMREMSALAELDVLPAARFIEAGRVLAAARDIYAPPSNPAAVAKRFLEQKVGLEEVAALVEQDREEMELTHARALLFVLDDEDRQRVRVERLLRSASHLALQSELALRELRIEEAGRLLGESHAQIAAVAGAGEVRDDVQRQNVAAVRADAWRLSAELAEANEDSAAALAAYGQAIASAPPSEALRKAAAAAYLRFYGNELEFPAWIAGAERAREAALAAAAAQATGAVQASGGLPDFRWTDLSGREWTPSDLAGKAVLLNFWATWCGPCVAEMPYLTKLARRFRDDPRILILGVSVDESPGPVQPFVERLGCDYPILLGGAAVWTQWRLAAIPKNLILDPSGSIVTSEVAFSADGDRWMETMAARLLEAAGPAPTNR, translated from the coding sequence ATGAGAAACGGCCTGAGAGAGCTCCGAGCTGCACCCGCATTGGTCGTCCTGATCCTCCTCGCCGGCTGCGGTGGCAAACCGATCCGGAATCTGGGCTGCGAAGGCCCCCCTGCGGTCGAAGAGGGCCTGCGAGCCGCAGAGGGGCTGCGGGATCGGTGCTTTCTGGACGAGGCCTGCTGGGAGAGGGGGCTCGCCGAGGCGCGAGCCCTGCGGGATCGCTTCCCGGAGGAGCTCGCCGCGCACCGCGCCTATGTGCTCTCGCGCTTTCGCGGGCCGCGCGGTGAATACGGAGTCTCGGGGCAGGCGGTGGCGGAAGAGTATCGGCATCGCCTCGAGCGCCAGCCCGACGACGCCGGCCTGCTCTATCTGAACGCCCTGCTGACCGAGAATCGGATCGAGCGCCGCGACCTCCTCCGGCAGTCGATCGCGCGCGCGGACGCGTTTCCCTGGTCGCGCTACGCCCTGGCGCTCGAGTACGGGTGGAATCCGGACGTGGAGGATAGAGCGGTGGCGCGGGCGGAGGGCGCCCGATTCGTTGCCGCCTGTTCGGATCGGCTCGGGGAGATCCAGCGCCTGGCGGGCGCGCTCGACGACGCCGCGCTCTTCGACCGCTACCGCGATCGCTTCGTCGAGGGCTTCGAGCCGGTTCGCGAGCGCTTCTCCGAGCTCGCAACGCTCTGGCACCAGATGTTCCAGTTCGCGAAGCCCGACCGGCACCCGGAGATCCGCGCCGAGGTCGCGGCGGCGGTGGCGAGGACGGCGGCGCTCGAGCGCGGCACGGATCGCGCCTGGCTGCGCGCCCTCGAGGTCGGCTACCGCATGACGGGGGATAGCGCCGGCAGTTCTCGCGTCGAGGAGCTCGTCCTGGCTGCCTTCCCCTGCGAGACGCAAGCGATGTCGATCCACGAACGGCGCTTCCGTATGTCGCGTCCGAAGCCGAAGCGCGACGAGGCGGCCTTCGACGATTGGCGCCGGGCACAGATCGCTTCGATCGACGCGCTGCTCGCATCCTGTCCCGCGAGCGGGTTGCTCCGGATGCGGGAAATGAGCGCGCTCGCGGAGCTCGACGTGCTGCCGGCGGCGCGGTTCATCGAGGCCGGAAGAGTCCTCGCCGCGGCGCGGGACATCTATGCCCCACCGTCGAATCCGGCGGCGGTCGCGAAGCGCTTTCTCGAACAGAAAGTGGGCCTCGAGGAGGTTGCCGCGCTCGTCGAGCAGGATCGCGAAGAGATGGAGCTCACGCACGCGCGTGCCCTCCTGTTCGTCCTCGACGACGAGGACCGGCAGCGTGTCCGGGTCGAACGGCTCCTGCGGAGTGCGAGCCATCTGGCTCTGCAAAGCGAGCTCGCGCTCCGCGAGCTCCGGATCGAGGAGGCCGGGCGGCTGCTGGGGGAGAGCCACGCCCAGATCGCGGCCGTCGCCGGTGCCGGCGAGGTACGCGACGACGTGCAGAGGCAGAACGTGGCCGCGGTGCGCGCCGATGCCTGGCGGCTCTCCGCGGAGCTCGCGGAGGCGAATGAGGATTCCGCCGCCGCGCTCGCCGCGTACGGACAGGCGATTGCCAGCGCGCCGCCCAGCGAAGCTCTCAGGAAGGCGGCCGCGGCGGCCTATCTGCGGTTCTACGGCAACGAGCTCGAGTTCCCGGCCTGGATCGCCGGCGCGGAACGGGCCCGCGAGGCGGCGCTCGCGGCCGCTGCCGCGCAGGCGACGGGCGCGGTGCAGGCGAGCGGTGGCCTGCCGGACTTTCGCTGGACCGATCTCTCCGGCCGCGAGTGGACGCCTTCCGACCTCGCGGGCAAAGCTGTCCTGTTGAACTTCTGGGCGACCTGGTGCGGCCCGTGCGTCGCCGAGATGCCCTACCTGACGAAGCTCGCGCGGCGCTTCCGCGACGATCCGCGTATCCTGATCCTCGGCGTGAGCGTCGACGAGAGCCCGGGGCCCGTGCAGCCGTTCGTCGAAAGGCTCGGCTGCGACTACCCGATTCTCCTGGGCGGCGCCGCGGTCTGGACGCAGTGGCGGCTCGCCGCCATCCCCAAGAACCTGATCCTCGACCCGTCGGGGAGCATCGTCACGAGCGAGGTCGCCTTCAGCGCG